In one Streptomyces sp. T12 genomic region, the following are encoded:
- a CDS encoding ABC transporter ATP-binding protein → MGKKRGAGGAGVSESERLLFGGPLRYDMGWNQHRDAFLELSLRAMVTRLPSLLASSFRLAWQADRRAARTVLVAEVGRGLGQAVGLLAVNSVLGRLIGGGALEERLRGAVPALVAMAVVMVVSTLLRAASTYATGRLEPKVERVATELYLERAAAVELAAIEDHAFHKLLDTAQYGAGSARRMIAYSTRVVNAAISLIAAAGVLTVLHPALLPLLATMTLPSAWSALTNARRRYESFHTWVQHSRAGHLISGLLTEPAAAPEIRVHGVGPFLLRHYRAMSETAEAEQARLARLAARTGLIAAAWTGLATVATYATLGGLLLADAMALSVAGTAVIAIRTGSSSLDTLVLEVNALHEEALFVGDLQRLYVEAAERAIPVGGAALPEDPREVRFENVTFSYPGESARPALDDVTLTLPLGRIVALVGENGSGKTTLVKLLAGLYVPDRGRILWDGVDAAGADRHQLAERIAMVAQDFKRWPFTARVNVAVGRSSAPLTEERLAASLAEAGAEDVVADLPRGLDTLLARHFSGGHELSGGQWQRLGIARAAYRRGHILIVDEPTAALDARAELEVFEKIRALASAGQTVVLITHRLASVRHADLVHVLDQGRLVESGTPDELLATGGVYAELYSLQAEQFTTRVPAPKAG, encoded by the coding sequence GTGGGAAAGAAGCGCGGTGCTGGTGGAGCCGGGGTTTCTGAGTCGGAGCGGCTGCTCTTCGGGGGTCCCCTGCGGTACGACATGGGGTGGAATCAGCATCGGGACGCCTTTCTGGAGCTGAGCTTGCGGGCCATGGTGACGCGGCTGCCGTCGCTGTTGGCGTCGAGTTTCCGGCTCGCCTGGCAGGCCGACCGGCGGGCCGCGCGGACCGTGCTGGTGGCCGAGGTGGGGCGAGGGCTGGGACAGGCGGTCGGGCTGCTCGCCGTGAACAGTGTGCTGGGGCGGCTGATCGGGGGCGGGGCGCTGGAGGAGCGGTTACGGGGTGCCGTCCCCGCGCTCGTCGCGATGGCCGTCGTGATGGTGGTCTCGACGTTGCTGCGGGCCGCTTCGACGTATGCGACCGGGCGCCTGGAGCCCAAGGTCGAGCGGGTGGCGACCGAGCTGTATCTGGAGCGGGCGGCGGCCGTGGAGCTGGCCGCGATCGAGGACCACGCCTTCCACAAGCTGCTGGACACCGCGCAGTACGGCGCCGGGTCCGCCCGCCGCATGATCGCGTACAGCACGCGCGTCGTGAACGCGGCCATCTCGCTGATCGCCGCGGCCGGCGTGCTCACCGTGCTGCACCCCGCCCTGCTCCCCCTCCTCGCCACCATGACGCTGCCCAGCGCCTGGAGCGCCCTGACCAACGCACGGCGGCGTTACGAGTCCTTCCACACCTGGGTGCAGCACTCCCGCGCGGGCCATCTGATCAGCGGGCTGCTGACGGAGCCCGCTGCCGCGCCCGAGATCCGGGTGCACGGCGTCGGGCCGTTCCTGCTGCGCCACTACCGGGCCATGTCGGAGACGGCGGAGGCGGAGCAGGCGCGGCTGGCCCGGCTGGCGGCGCGTACGGGGCTCATCGCGGCGGCGTGGACGGGGCTCGCGACCGTCGCGACGTACGCGACGCTGGGCGGGCTGCTGCTCGCCGACGCGATGGCGCTCTCGGTGGCGGGCACGGCCGTCATCGCCATCCGCACCGGTTCTTCGAGCCTCGACACCCTCGTCCTGGAGGTCAACGCCCTCCACGAGGAGGCCCTCTTCGTGGGCGATCTGCAGCGGCTGTACGTCGAGGCGGCCGAACGGGCGATTCCGGTCGGTGGGGCCGCCCTGCCGGAAGACCCGCGGGAGGTCCGCTTCGAGAACGTCACCTTCAGCTACCCCGGCGAATCCGCCCGCCCCGCCCTCGACGACGTCACGCTCACCCTCCCCCTCGGCCGGATCGTCGCGCTGGTCGGCGAGAACGGCTCCGGCAAGACGACCCTGGTGAAGCTGCTGGCGGGCCTGTACGTCCCGGACCGGGGCCGGATCCTGTGGGACGGCGTCGACGCGGCCGGCGCCGACCGGCACCAACTCGCCGAGCGCATCGCGATGGTGGCCCAGGACTTCAAGCGCTGGCCGTTCACCGCCCGGGTCAATGTGGCCGTCGGACGCTCCTCCGCGCCCCTCACCGAGGAACGTCTGGCCGCCTCGCTCGCCGAGGCCGGGGCCGAGGACGTGGTCGCCGATCTGCCGCGTGGCCTGGACACCCTGCTGGCCCGCCACTTCAGCGGCGGGCACGAGCTGTCCGGCGGTCAGTGGCAGCGGCTCGGGATCGCCCGGGCCGCCTACCGGCGCGGCCACATCCTGATCGTGGACGAGCCGACCGCGGCCCTGGACGCGCGGGCCGAGCTGGAGGTCTTCGAGAAGATCCGCGCGCTGGCCTCCGCCGGGCAGACGGTCGTCCTCATCACCCACCGGCTGGCGTCCGTACGCCATGCCGATCTGGTGCACGTCCTCGACCAGGGGCGGCTGGTGGAGTCCGGCACGCCCGACGAACTGCTGGCCACCGGCGGTGTCTACGCCGAGCTGTACTCGCTCCAGGCGGAGCAGTTCACGACACGGGTGCCCGCCCCGAAGGCGGGCTGA
- a CDS encoding amidohydrolase, whose amino-acid sequence MTPSPAEAPADLVITGCTVLVHDDQERIGFEEDAAIVVRGGVVEAVTTAGAVRDRPAVERLDASGQVALPGLVNCHTHAPMVALRGVAEDLPTEEWFNDVVWPVESNLTEKDVELGARLACAEMIRGGVTCFADHYFAMDAVAAVVTECGIRAHLGEAYFSSQGPQGREKSVEFALRQRGGADGRITTALAPHAPYTVDDADLAATAELAREHGLPVHLHASENRDQAETSLARHGVTPIEVLRRTGILDVDVLIAHGTGILDRDLPVLGNASGHTAVATAPRGYLKFAWPTTTPVRALRDLGIPVGLATDGAASNNSLDVWESMALTALIQKSTTGDPRWLTSRQALHHATLQSARAVGLGDAVGSITPGRRADIILVDLTGPHTQPVHDLAATLVHSARSSDVRTTIVDGRVLMRDRELLTIDVPAVVRELGDRMPSLLDRSHGRRIQEYGT is encoded by the coding sequence ATGACGCCTTCTCCCGCAGAAGCTCCCGCCGACCTCGTCATCACCGGCTGCACCGTCCTCGTGCACGACGATCAGGAGCGGATCGGGTTCGAGGAGGATGCCGCGATCGTCGTACGAGGCGGAGTCGTCGAGGCCGTCACGACCGCCGGCGCCGTGCGCGACCGGCCCGCCGTCGAGCGCCTCGACGCGTCCGGCCAGGTCGCCCTTCCCGGTCTCGTCAACTGCCACACCCACGCCCCGATGGTCGCCCTGCGCGGTGTCGCCGAGGACCTGCCCACCGAGGAGTGGTTCAACGACGTCGTCTGGCCCGTCGAGTCCAACCTCACCGAGAAGGACGTGGAGCTGGGGGCGCGGCTCGCCTGCGCCGAGATGATCCGCGGCGGCGTCACCTGCTTCGCCGACCACTACTTCGCGATGGACGCCGTCGCCGCCGTCGTGACCGAGTGCGGGATCCGTGCCCACCTCGGCGAGGCCTACTTTTCCTCCCAGGGACCTCAAGGCCGGGAGAAATCAGTGGAGTTCGCGCTACGGCAGCGCGGCGGCGCCGACGGCCGTATCACCACCGCCCTCGCCCCGCACGCCCCCTACACCGTCGACGACGCCGACCTGGCCGCCACCGCCGAACTCGCCCGCGAGCACGGCCTCCCCGTCCACCTCCACGCCTCCGAGAACCGCGACCAGGCCGAAACCAGCCTCGCCCGCCACGGCGTCACCCCCATCGAGGTGCTCCGGCGCACCGGAATCCTCGACGTGGACGTCCTCATCGCGCACGGCACCGGCATCCTCGACCGCGACCTGCCGGTCCTGGGGAATGCCTCCGGGCATACGGCCGTCGCCACCGCTCCCCGCGGCTACCTGAAGTTCGCCTGGCCCACCACCACACCCGTACGCGCCCTGCGCGACCTCGGCATCCCCGTCGGCCTCGCCACGGACGGCGCCGCCTCCAACAACTCCCTCGACGTATGGGAGTCGATGGCGCTCACCGCCCTCATCCAGAAGTCGACCACCGGCGATCCGCGCTGGCTGACCTCCCGTCAAGCCCTGCACCACGCCACCCTGCAGAGCGCCCGCGCGGTCGGACTCGGTGACGCGGTCGGCAGCATCACACCCGGCCGGCGCGCCGACATCATCCTGGTCGACCTCACCGGCCCGCACACCCAGCCCGTCCACGACCTCGCCGCCACCCTCGTGCACAGCGCCCGCTCCTCCGACGTCCGCACGACGATCGTCGACGGGCGGGTCCTGATGCGCGACCGGGAGCTGCTGACCATCGATGTCCCCGCGGTGGTAAGGGAGCTGGGGGATCGGATGCCCTCGCTCCTGGACCGCAGTCACGGCAGGCGCATCCAGGAGTACGGCACATAG
- a CDS encoding endonuclease/exonuclease/phosphatase family protein → MLLGTWNLENLYRPGGEFGPKDKATYETKLAALAAVITELDPALLGIQEVGEPEALRDLVGMLAGDWHVALSEHPDGRGIRVGFLSRTELRVLHDTNAFPAKLNPVQAADEGVTVSEAGRGFLAVETEAETGPLRVAVAHLKSKLLTYPGDRFFPRDEGERARYGAYALHRRAAEATALRALADVLLAGDGRRRDVAVLGDLNDEVQAATTQILLGPPGSEIGTSGFRTADKGDAGRLWNVAPLIPAEQRFSRVNSGRRELIDHILCSHRLVLRVTGAGTGTGLPGAGSPELPSVGADPAERRGEAGSDHAPVWVRVGG, encoded by the coding sequence ATGCTCCTCGGCACCTGGAACCTGGAGAACCTCTACCGGCCCGGCGGCGAGTTCGGCCCCAAGGACAAGGCCACGTACGAGACGAAGCTCGCCGCGCTGGCCGCGGTCATCACCGAACTCGACCCGGCACTGCTCGGCATACAGGAGGTCGGGGAGCCGGAGGCCCTGCGGGACCTGGTCGGGATGCTGGCGGGCGACTGGCACGTCGCGCTCTCCGAGCACCCGGACGGCCGGGGCATCCGGGTCGGCTTTCTCAGCCGTACGGAGCTCCGGGTCCTGCACGACACGAACGCGTTCCCGGCGAAGCTGAACCCGGTACAGGCGGCCGACGAGGGTGTGACGGTCTCGGAGGCGGGCCGGGGTTTCCTCGCGGTGGAGACGGAGGCGGAGACCGGGCCGCTGAGGGTGGCCGTGGCCCACCTCAAGTCGAAGTTGCTGACGTATCCGGGCGATCGTTTCTTCCCCCGTGACGAGGGCGAACGGGCCCGCTACGGCGCATACGCCCTCCACCGGCGCGCGGCGGAGGCGACGGCGCTGCGCGCGCTGGCGGACGTGCTGCTGGCCGGTGACGGACGTCGGCGGGACGTGGCCGTCCTCGGCGACCTCAACGACGAGGTGCAGGCGGCGACCACGCAGATCCTGCTGGGCCCGCCCGGCTCGGAGATCGGCACGTCCGGTTTCAGGACGGCCGACAAGGGCGACGCCGGCCGCCTGTGGAACGTGGCGCCGCTGATCCCCGCCGAGCAGCGGTTCTCGCGGGTGAACTCGGGGCGGCGTGAGCTGATCGACCACATACTGTGCAGCCACCGTCTGGTCCTCCGGGTGACGGGGGCGGGGACGGGGACGGGGTTGCCTGGGGCCGGTTCGCCGGAGCTGCCGTCGGTGGGGGCGGATCCGGCGGAGCGGCGGGGTGAGGCGGGGTCGGATCACGCGCCGGTCTGGGTACGGGTCGGGGGTTGA
- a CDS encoding FUSC family protein, producing MSRPARRAAPVLTLPPWLAHTLRTQRGPVPWSAVVRGALAAGPLLLAAVLADRVSLGVVAVIAAMLAGINDRPGSRRVSVKRLGVPALAGAAGLFVGTYAGEHIGAVPLTLLLTGLGLFAGGISAVGPVASGAGTQLLVASAIGAGMPLPDAGWQRALAYLAGAVWLLALRLVLPTPGSLAGDFRFDGERDAVAAVYDAVGELLDAAGTERATARRVALTAALDHAQDALTGPRLRRYASSSAERRLHAQYAAALPLAEAATALAWAGEPVPARASEGPRRLAAAVRGNAHTGPLPAPSRTAPALRALDDALLHAAEAFDRGEGNSDDLHTRRRTAKDLRRAVFGAGGREYGLRVALCFGASAAIAQALHHTQWYGQHEHWYWLPATSVFLVKPDLGPLVSRVLCRAAGTVLGALLFAGFAAVLPRPEGLIALVALSGALIPVATRHFAAQTAVVTVLVLALVMVGGEPQASASRIGETLLACAIVLVVGHLPMPGQRGGGVRARLAAANRAAHAYLAHVLRESDARTPLRSEAHDVPDGGDPARSGDRALRWTLRREAYRALAEARAAIALAAAELPALARHTEGADEIVATLERLVDTTTACAVHLDDSGRLTPWHTAHLAELLEELAQERDRVGLPGPEAPEVPLAG from the coding sequence GTGTCCCGCCCCGCCCGCCGTGCAGCCCCGGTCCTCACCCTTCCGCCCTGGCTCGCCCACACTCTCCGCACCCAGCGCGGACCCGTTCCCTGGAGTGCGGTCGTGCGAGGGGCGTTGGCCGCCGGGCCCCTGCTTCTCGCCGCGGTCCTCGCCGACCGTGTCTCCCTCGGCGTCGTAGCCGTGATCGCGGCCATGCTCGCCGGCATCAACGACCGCCCCGGCAGCCGCCGTGTCTCCGTCAAGCGGCTCGGGGTGCCCGCGCTGGCAGGGGCGGCCGGGCTGTTCGTCGGGACGTACGCCGGGGAGCACATCGGTGCCGTCCCGCTCACGCTCCTCCTCACCGGCCTCGGGCTCTTCGCCGGCGGCATCAGTGCCGTCGGACCCGTCGCCTCCGGCGCCGGTACGCAGTTGCTCGTCGCCTCCGCCATCGGGGCCGGGATGCCGTTGCCGGATGCCGGGTGGCAGCGGGCGCTCGCCTATCTCGCCGGTGCCGTATGGCTGCTCGCGTTGCGGCTCGTGCTTCCCACGCCCGGTTCCCTCGCCGGCGACTTCCGGTTCGACGGGGAGCGGGACGCCGTCGCCGCCGTGTACGACGCCGTCGGCGAGCTCCTCGACGCCGCGGGCACCGAGCGGGCCACCGCCCGGCGCGTCGCGCTCACCGCCGCCCTCGATCACGCGCAGGACGCCCTCACCGGGCCCCGGCTGCGGCGGTACGCCTCCTCGTCCGCCGAGCGGCGGTTGCACGCGCAATACGCGGCCGCCCTTCCCCTCGCCGAGGCCGCCACCGCGCTCGCCTGGGCCGGGGAACCGGTGCCCGCCCGGGCCTCCGAAGGCCCCCGGCGCCTCGCCGCCGCCGTACGCGGCAACGCGCACACCGGCCCCCTCCCCGCGCCCTCCCGGACCGCGCCCGCCCTGCGCGCCCTCGACGACGCCCTGCTGCATGCCGCCGAGGCCTTCGACCGGGGCGAGGGCAACAGCGACGACCTGCACACCCGGCGTCGTACGGCAAAGGACCTTCGCCGAGCTGTGTTCGGGGCCGGGGGCAGGGAGTACGGGCTGCGCGTCGCCCTGTGCTTCGGGGCCAGCGCCGCCATCGCCCAGGCCCTGCACCACACCCAGTGGTACGGGCAGCACGAGCACTGGTACTGGCTGCCCGCCACCTCCGTCTTCCTCGTCAAGCCCGACCTCGGGCCGCTCGTGTCCCGGGTGCTGTGCCGGGCTGCCGGCACGGTGCTGGGAGCCCTCCTCTTCGCGGGCTTCGCGGCCGTGCTGCCCCGGCCGGAAGGGCTCATCGCGCTGGTGGCTCTCAGTGGTGCCCTCATTCCCGTGGCCACTCGGCACTTCGCCGCCCAGACCGCCGTCGTGACCGTCCTCGTGCTCGCCCTGGTGATGGTGGGCGGCGAGCCGCAGGCCTCCGCGAGCCGGATCGGGGAGACGCTGCTGGCCTGCGCGATCGTGCTGGTCGTGGGGCATCTGCCGATGCCGGGGCAGCGGGGCGGGGGTGTGCGAGCACGGCTCGCCGCGGCCAACCGGGCCGCACATGCCTACCTCGCGCATGTGCTGCGCGAGTCCGACGCCCGTACCCCGCTCCGGTCCGAGGCCCATGACGTGCCGGACGGCGGTGACCCGGCCCGTTCGGGCGACCGTGCCCTCCGTTGGACCCTCCGCCGCGAGGCCTACCGTGCGCTCGCCGAGGCGCGGGCCGCCATCGCTCTGGCCGCCGCGGAACTGCCCGCGCTCGCCCGGCACACGGAGGGCGCGGACGAAATCGTTGCCACCCTTGAGCGGCTCGTCGACACGACCACCGCGTGCGCCGTGCACCTCGACGACTCGGGCCGGCTCACGCCCTGGCACACCGCCCACCTCGCCGAGTTGCTGGAAGAACTCGCGCAGGAGCGCGACCGGGTCGGGCTACCGGGCCCCGAAGCCCCCGAGGTGCCGCTCGCCGGCTGA
- a CDS encoding nucleotidyltransferase domain-containing protein, protein MPSHTDPASHTDSAFLDAVADRLAALPTVRAVALGGSRAQGTHRPDSDWDLAIYYRGAFDPADLRAVGWEGEVSEVGGWGGGVFNGGAWLTIDGRRVDVHYRDLDVVERELAEAEEGRFRVEPLLFHLAGIPSYLVVAELAINQVLRGALPRPAGYPEKLRRAASERWFGTARATLAYAKANHAPAGRLTEVAGAVATAAVQTGHAVLAGRGEWVTNEKRLLERAGLRSVDGVIGALGVRPDQLGAAVAEAEVLFERAMG, encoded by the coding sequence ATGCCCTCCCACACCGACCCCGCCTCCCACACCGACTCCGCCTTCCTCGACGCCGTCGCCGACCGCCTGGCCGCCCTCCCCACCGTCCGGGCCGTGGCCCTCGGCGGCTCCCGTGCCCAGGGCACCCACAGGCCCGACAGCGACTGGGACCTGGCGATCTACTACCGGGGCGCCTTCGATCCGGCCGACCTCCGCGCGGTCGGCTGGGAGGGCGAGGTGTCGGAGGTCGGCGGCTGGGGCGGAGGTGTGTTCAACGGGGGTGCGTGGCTGACGATCGACGGGCGGCGCGTCGACGTCCATTACCGCGATCTCGACGTCGTGGAGCGGGAGTTGGCGGAGGCGGAGGAGGGGCGGTTCCGGGTGGAGCCGTTGCTGTTCCATCTCGCGGGGATTCCCAGCTACCTGGTAGTCGCGGAGCTGGCGATCAACCAGGTGTTGCGGGGTGCGCTGCCGCGACCGGCCGGCTATCCGGAGAAACTGCGTCGCGCGGCGAGCGAACGCTGGTTCGGCACCGCCCGGGCCACGTTGGCGTACGCGAAGGCCAACCATGCCCCGGCGGGCCGCCTCACCGAGGTCGCGGGCGCGGTCGCCACGGCCGCCGTGCAGACCGGGCATGCGGTGCTGGCGGGGCGGGGGGAGTGGGTGACGAATGAGAAGCGGTTGCTGGAGCGGGCGGGGTTGCGGAGTGTTGACGGTGTCATCGGGGCGCTGGGGGTGCGTCCTGATCAGTTGGGCGCGGCGGTCGCGGAAGCGGAGGTGCTGTTCGAGCGGGCGATGGGCTGA
- a CDS encoding toll/interleukin-1 receptor domain-containing protein, with amino-acid sequence MWDVFLSYSRGDVERVRPLARALRDGGLEVFTDETGVESFAGISATIRRELGRSKALLAFYSTGYPEREACQWELTTACLAGLGEGDPRRRVMVVNPERTADHIQPVELRDARHAAPDDLPALVADVRAHVARLDGPMTIAEPGVRRWLLGTPQPRPDFLGRLLELWQVHSALHAHAAPLVTGRAAAHAVQIRGMAGIGKTLLAQEYALRFEAAYPGGVCWVDGEAYEDSVRALGAGAGGLFAHFDAIGEPFLWIVDAAPADRLPARDIAAMAAPHPLGHTLFTLRSRAYDTLGTPVDLRPLDAPHARVLAGGDEALADAVDGHPLALGLLGRAVRAGHHPGALYDRLHARGRSLLDTLAGEDVTGAVVRDVDTKDAADVLRCAAALHPLPLTTDDAAHVLAAADRVPQIVAHRRAAGGIRELRARSLLTPAADERWSLHPVTQHAWHHHDPAPARTEALRHAALRTLCGRRDSRDPVTLAFPGTRREAPMAAPSESERMAAYDIQVELVTRIGVQELAPGTGSLREALTSLKSLIDFTRATLHTYSVSLERGSATGAPTVQSLAYVLINETIRPFTSTWHPRLAAYEARCPAETAPLDHEAAWPEADAMRAELTALREPLVRIAEGLGGISGADFGVAATG; translated from the coding sequence GTGTGGGACGTCTTCCTCAGCTACAGCCGCGGTGACGTGGAGCGGGTCCGACCGCTCGCGCGGGCGCTGCGCGACGGCGGGCTCGAGGTGTTCACGGACGAGACCGGGGTCGAGTCCTTCGCCGGCATCAGCGCCACCATCCGGCGCGAACTGGGCCGTTCCAAGGCGCTGCTGGCTTTCTACTCCACCGGCTACCCCGAGCGCGAGGCCTGCCAGTGGGAGCTGACCACCGCCTGTCTGGCGGGACTTGGGGAGGGCGACCCGCGGCGCCGGGTCATGGTGGTCAACCCGGAGCGGACGGCGGACCACATCCAGCCCGTGGAACTGCGCGACGCCAGACACGCAGCGCCCGACGACCTCCCCGCCCTCGTGGCCGACGTACGCGCGCACGTGGCCCGCCTCGACGGCCCCATGACGATCGCCGAACCCGGCGTACGACGCTGGCTGCTGGGGACCCCGCAGCCGCGCCCCGACTTCCTGGGCCGCCTCTTGGAGCTCTGGCAGGTGCACTCCGCCCTGCACGCCCACGCGGCCCCGCTCGTCACCGGCCGCGCCGCCGCGCACGCCGTGCAGATCCGCGGCATGGCGGGCATCGGCAAGACCCTGCTGGCCCAGGAGTACGCCCTGCGCTTCGAGGCGGCGTACCCCGGCGGCGTGTGCTGGGTGGACGGGGAGGCGTACGAGGATTCCGTGCGCGCCCTCGGCGCAGGCGCAGGTGGCCTCTTCGCTCACTTCGACGCCATCGGCGAACCGTTCCTGTGGATCGTCGACGCCGCCCCCGCCGACCGGCTCCCCGCCCGCGACATCGCGGCGATGGCGGCACCGCACCCCCTCGGCCACACCCTCTTCACCCTCCGCAGCCGCGCCTACGACACCCTCGGCACCCCGGTCGACCTGAGGCCGCTCGACGCTCCCCACGCGCGCGTGCTGGCCGGCGGCGACGAGGCGCTCGCCGACGCGGTCGACGGCCACCCCCTCGCGCTGGGCCTGCTGGGCCGTGCCGTCCGCGCCGGCCACCACCCCGGCGCGCTCTACGACCGGCTGCACGCCCGGGGCCGGTCCCTCCTCGACACCCTCGCCGGCGAGGACGTCACGGGCGCCGTCGTACGGGATGTGGACACCAAGGACGCCGCCGACGTCCTGCGCTGCGCCGCCGCCCTCCATCCGCTGCCCCTCACCACCGACGACGCGGCCCACGTCCTCGCCGCGGCCGACCGCGTCCCGCAGATCGTCGCCCACCGCCGCGCGGCGGGCGGCATCCGTGAACTGCGCGCCCGCAGCCTGCTGACCCCCGCAGCCGACGAACGCTGGTCCCTGCACCCCGTGACCCAGCACGCCTGGCACCACCACGACCCGGCCCCCGCCCGCACGGAGGCCCTCCGCCATGCCGCCCTGCGCACCCTGTGCGGCCGCCGCGACTCGCGTGACCCGGTTACGCTGGCCTTCCCCGGTACCCGGAGGGAGGCACCCATGGCAGCGCCCAGCGAGTCGGAACGGATGGCCGCCTACGACATCCAGGTCGAGCTGGTCACCCGGATCGGGGTGCAGGAGCTGGCGCCGGGGACAGGGAGCCTGCGGGAGGCGCTCACCTCCCTGAAGTCGCTGATCGACTTCACGCGCGCGACGCTGCACACGTACAGCGTGAGCCTGGAGCGCGGCTCGGCAACCGGCGCGCCGACGGTCCAGAGCCTCGCGTACGTCCTGATCAACGAGACGATTCGCCCCTTCACCAGCACCTGGCACCCACGCCTGGCTGCTTATGAGGCCCGCTGCCCGGCGGAGACGGCCCCGCTCGACCATGAGGCGGCGTGGCCGGAGGCGGACGCGATGCGGGCCGAACTGACCGCGCTGCGCGAGCCGTTGGTGCGGATCGCGGAGGGGCTGGGCGGCATCTCCGGGGCGGACTTCGGGGTGGCGGCGACGGGCTGA
- a CDS encoding aminotransferase class IV, translating to MPAHDGPDRSGPVGRLDRVNDLTTTRSPVYVNGKPATAADLAPLALYNYGCFTSMLVTADGVRGLSLHLDRLRHDSTALFGTEVDTDTVRTLVKEALPEYPTPSPVVVRVTLFQRGLDMGHPTSTTAPDILVTFRPAPSKPLPPLRVTIAAYERDEPGVKSVGLLGQLQQRRAAQARGFDDVLFRDPSGHISEGATWNIAFVRGTDIVLPEAEVLPGTAVRLLRKTLADHGFTVRTAPVPADELGTYDAAFATNAVIGVRPVAAIDGTALLPSDELTQTLRACWSAVPFEAL from the coding sequence ATGCCGGCTCATGACGGCCCGGACCGTTCCGGCCCCGTCGGCCGGCTCGACCGCGTGAACGACCTCACAACGACAAGGAGCCCCGTGTACGTCAACGGAAAGCCCGCGACCGCGGCCGATCTCGCACCGCTCGCCCTCTACAACTACGGCTGTTTCACGTCCATGTTGGTGACGGCCGACGGCGTACGCGGGCTCTCCCTCCACCTGGACCGGCTGCGGCACGACTCGACCGCGCTTTTCGGCACGGAGGTGGACACGGACACCGTACGCACCCTGGTGAAGGAGGCGCTTCCGGAGTACCCCACGCCCTCCCCCGTCGTCGTACGTGTCACGCTGTTCCAGCGCGGTCTGGACATGGGGCACCCGACGAGCACGACGGCGCCCGACATCCTCGTCACGTTCCGTCCGGCCCCGAGCAAGCCGCTACCGCCGCTGCGGGTGACGATCGCGGCGTACGAACGGGACGAGCCCGGCGTCAAGAGCGTCGGTCTGCTGGGGCAGTTGCAGCAGCGCAGGGCCGCTCAGGCACGCGGCTTCGACGACGTGCTGTTCCGGGACCCCAGCGGCCACATCAGCGAGGGCGCCACCTGGAACATCGCGTTCGTGCGGGGAACGGACATCGTGCTGCCCGAGGCCGAGGTGCTGCCGGGCACCGCCGTACGCCTCCTTCGCAAGACGCTGGCGGACCACGGCTTCACGGTGCGCACCGCGCCCGTTCCCGCCGACGAACTCGGCACGTACGACGCCGCTTTCGCGACCAACGCGGTCATCGGTGTCCGGCCGGTCGCCGCGATCGACGGGACGGCTCTTCTCCCCTCGGACGAGCTGACGCAGACCCTGCGAGCCTGTTGGTCCGCCGTCCCCTTCGAGGCGCTGTGA